A DNA window from Malus domestica chromosome 12, GDT2T_hap1 contains the following coding sequences:
- the LOC103408007 gene encoding aluminum-activated malate transporter 8-like produces MEITELATAGEEKVGAFTRLCGWLKALLVKLSTKVVKVIKSIIKLGQDDPRRVTHSLKVALALTLVSILYYWQALFDGIGVAGIWAVLTVVVVFEFTVGATLSKGLNRGFATFLAGALGLGANHIASLFGVKGEPIVLGIFVFLLATASTFSRFFPRIKARYDYGVLIFILTFSMVTVSGYRVQGILEMAHERLLTIGIGGGTCMIISGFVCPVWAGEDLQKLIASNIEKLANYLEDFGGEYFPLPKNGKSGMVSKNKESFLQGYKSVLNSKSSEESLVNFARWEPGHGSFKFRHPWKQYLKIGALARQCAYQIETLNGHINSDVQVPPEFLQIIQDSCRTMSIEPGKALKALAIAIKTMKEPKDACEHLENSKTAVEDLKIALKAASLETADILAIVPAATVASILVEIVKGVENISKSVHELSELAHFKKAVEPTVSPEKPPLLHRGSVNPVLLDGEDAHVIITVGETNIGFQENEVNPQAPKCPKPREEM; encoded by the exons ATGGAGATCACCGAGTTAGCAACTGCAGGGGAAGAGAAGGTTGGAGCTTTCACGCGGTTGTGTGGATGGCTCAAGGCCTTGCTAGTGAAGTTGAGTACCAAGGTTGTCAAAGTTATAAAGAGCATTATAAAGCTAGGACAAGATGACCCAAGGAGAGTAACTCACTCTCTAAAAGTGGCTTTGGCTCTTACATTGGTGTCCATATTGTACTATTGGCAAGCCCTTTTCGATGGTATTGGTGTTGCAGGAATCTGGGCGGTGCTAACCGTGGTAGTAGTGTTTGAATTCACTGTAG GTGCAACCCTCAGCAAAGGTTTAAATAGAGGTTTTGCAACATTCTTGGCTGGTGCTCTTGGCCTTGGAGCTAACCACATAGCTAGTCTCTTTGGAGTGAAAGGAGAACCCATTGTGCTTGGGATCTTTGTCTTCCTACTAG CTACAGCATCTACATTCTCACGGTTCTTCCCACGGATCAAGGCGAGATATGACTATGGGGTGTTGATATTCATACTGACATTTAGCATGGTAACCGTCTCGGGGTATCGTGTTCAAGGGATCTTGGAGATGGCACATGAGAGACTCTTAACAATTGGAATAGGTGGAGGAACCTGCATGATCATTTCAGGTTTTGTCTGTCCAGTATGGGCTGGTGAAGATCTGCAGAAGCTGATAGCTTCCAATATAGAAAAGCTTGCAAACTACTTAGAAG ATTTTGGGGGTGAATATTTTCCATTACCTAAGAATGGAAAGTCTGGCATGGTCTCCAAAAATAAGGAATCATTTCTTCAAGGATATAAGAGTGTCCTCAACTCAAAAAGCAGTGAAGAATCCTTG GTAAATTTTGCAAGATGGGAGCCAGGACATGGTAGTTTTAAATTTCGCCATCCATGGAAGCAGTACTTGAAGATCGGTGCCCTTGCCAGGCAATGTGCCTACCAGATTGAAACTCTAAATGGTCACATCAACTCAGATGTACAA GTACCACCAGAATTTTTACAGATAATTCAAGACTCATGTAGAACAATGAGTATTGAACCTGGAAAAGCCCTAAAAGCGTTAGCCATAGCAATCAAAACCATGAAAGAACCAAAAGATGCTTGTGAACATTTGGAGAACTCCAAAACTGCAGTCGAAGACCTCAAAATTGCACTCAAAGCTGCATCACTAGAAACTGCTGACATACTTGCAATTGTACCAGCTGCAACAGTTGCTTCAATACTAGTTGAGATTGTCAAAGGGGTAGAAaacatttctaagtcagttcaTGAGCTTTCTGAACTGGCACACTTCAAAAAAGCTGTGGAGCCCACTGTATCGCCAGAGAAGCCACCATTGCTGCACAGGGGAAGCGTTAATCCTGTACTTTTGGATGGTGAAGATGCCCACGTTATAATCACCGTAGGTGAAACAAACATTGGTTTCCAAGAAAATGAGGTTAATCCTCAGGCACCAAAATGCCCAAAACCAAGGGAGGAAATGTAA
- the LOC139189775 gene encoding secreted RxLR effector protein 161-like, with product MVVWILDAKRDPFRPNEDEEEILEPKVPYLSAIGALLYLAQCTKPDISFVINLLARYNNVPTSTHWNGVKDIFCYLKGTTNLGLFYTRQSSRVVAPIGSWIDSYFVGYTDAKYLSDPHRARSQTSYVFTVGNTTISWRSTKQTLVVTSLNHAEILALHKASHKCFWLRAVMEHIRSTSGLTSVVDLSTMIFKDNAACIEQLKKGYIKGDNTKHIATKFFYSHQ from the coding sequence ATGGTCGTTTGGAttctagatgctaaacgagatcccttccgtccaaatgaggatgaggaagagattttggaacccaaagttccatacctaagtgcaattggggctttattgtatttggctcAATGCACTAAACCCGACATCTCTTTTGTTATTAATCTGTTGGCTAGATACAACAATGTGCCCACAAGTAcgcactggaatggtgttaaagacattttctgctacctcaagggtacgaCAAATTTAGGCTTGTTCTATACCCGCCAATCTTCAAGAGTTGTCGCCCCCATCGGTTCTTGGATTGATTCCTACTTTGTTGGTTACACAGATGCTAAATATCTGTCTGACCCACATAGGGCACGTTCTCAAACGAGCTATGTCTTTACAGTTGGAAACACcactatatcttggaggtctaccaagcaaacgctagttgtgACTTCTttgaaccatgctgagattctcgccTTACATAAAGCATCGCATAAGTGCTTTTGGCTGAGAGCagttatggaacatattcgaagcactagtggtcttacttcAGTCGTTGACCTTTCTACGATGATCTTCAAAGACAACGCAGCATGTATCGAACAGctaaagaagggatacatcaagggagacaacactaAGCACATAGCAACGAAGTTTTTTTACTCTCACCAATAA
- the LOC103429278 gene encoding digalactosyldiacylglycerol synthase 1, chloroplastic-like, with protein sequence MGSEGQASTSSNAFSFISKGWREVKDSADADLQLMKHRANEFKNLATSFDRELENLFKFNSASSAGIRSSASPPAEIDFVKKLKPKLSEFRRVYSSPDFSKKVLEKWSPRSRIRINLSAIKNALVSEVEDRDGVMEFNRGIRGRPLKFSEFWGEWKGEGEGEDEERQSIKDWEPIRALKTRLKEFEKREFLGGFKNSEFVEKFKSSLKSIYKEREESKAVPPLDVTELLACLVRQSEPFLDQLGVRRNVCEKLVESLCSKYKNQVLHSHSSGDSSLIDSENMNDELDLRIASVIQSTGHSYDGGFWTDHAKHDQSDEKRHVAIVTTASLPWMTGTAVNPLFRAAYLAESAKQNVTLLVPWLCKSDQELVYPSNITFTSPEEQEIYIRNWLEERIGFKADFKISFYPGKFSKARRSILPAGDTTRFIQSKDADIAILEEPEHLNWYHHGKRWTDKFNHVVGVVHTNYLEYIKREKNGALQAFFVKHINNWVTRAYCDKVLRLSSATQDLPKSLICNVHGVNPKFLRIGEKVAAERELGQEAFSKGAYFLGKMVWAKGYRELIDVLAKHKCDLDGFKLDVYGNGEDANEVQSTAKSLDLNLNFLKGRDHADHSLHGYKVFINPSVSDVLCTATAEALAMGKFVICADHPSNEFFRSFPNCLTYKTSEEFVAKVKEAMAFNPQPLTPEQRYHLSWEAATQRFMEYSELDRVLNKDNDGAKSSTGNRKRIPKSASMPSLTGMVDGGLAFAHYCLTGNEFLRLCTGAIPGSRDYDKQHCKDLHLLPPQVENPIYGW encoded by the exons ATGGGAAGCGAAGGCCAAGCTTCGACCTCCTCCAACGCCTTCTCCTTCATATCGAAAGGGTGGAGGGAAGTGAAGGACTCGGCCGATGCGGATCTCCAATTGATGAAGCACCGGGCCAACGAGTTCAAGAACCTAGCGACGTCGTTCGACCGCGAGCTCGAGAACCTGTTCAAGTTTAACTCCGCGTCCTCGGCGGGGATTCGGTCGTCGGCGTCGCCGCCGGCAGAGATTGACTTCGTCAAGAAGCTGAAGCCGAAGCTGTCGGAGTTTCGGAGGGTGTACTCGTCGCCGGACTTCAGCAAGAAGGTTCTGGAGAAGTGGAGCCCCAGGTCGAGGATCCGGATCAATTTGTCGGCGATAAAGAATGCGCTGGTGTCGGAGGTGGAGGACAGGGATGGGGTTATGGAATTTAATAGGGGTATTAGGGGAAGGCCATTGAAGTTCAGTGAGTTTTGGGGCGAGTGGAAGGGAGAGGGTGAGGGGGAGGATGAGGAGAGACAATCCATTAAGGACTGGGAACCAATTCGGGCGTTGAAGACTCGATTGAAAGAGTTCGAAAAGCGGGAATTTCTCGGTGGATTTAAGAACAGTGAGTTTGTGGAGAAATTCAAGTCCAGCTTG AAGTCAATTTACAAGGAGCGTGAGGAGTCAAAG GCAGTACCTCCTTTGGATGTGACAGAACTTTTGGCATGTTTGGTTAGGCAATCTGAGCCTTTTCTCGATCAACTTGGCGTTAGGAGAA ATGTGTGTGAGAAACTAGTGGAAAGCTTGTGCAGCAAATACAAGAACCAAGTTCTGCACTCACATTCTTCTGGAGACTCATCTCTTATAGACAGTGAAAACATGAATGATGAATTAGATTTAAGGATAGCCAGCGTCATCCAAAGCACAGGGCATTCTTATGATGGTGGGTTTTGGACAGACCATGCAAAACATGACCAGTCAGATGAGAAAAGACATGTTGCTATTGTCACAACTGCTAGTCTTCCTTGGATGACAGGAACAGCAGTGAATCCACTGTTTCGTGCTGCATATCTTGCAGAGTCTGCGAAACAGAATGTTACATTATTAGTTCCATGGCTTTGTAAATCAGATCAAGAACTTGTATATCCTAGCAACATTACTTTTACTTCACCAGAAGAGCAGGAAATTTATATCCGTAACTGGCTTGAGGAAAGGATTGGCTTTAAAGCGGACTTTAAGATATCATTTTATCCAGGAAAG TTTTCAAAAGCAAGGCGAAGCATTTTACCAGCTGGGGACACTACTCGGTTTATTCAGTCCAAGGATGCTGACATTGCTATCCTGGAAGAACCGGAACACTTGAATTGGTATCATCATGGTAAGCGTTGGACCGATAAATTTAACCATGTTGTTGGTGTTGTTCACACAAATTACTTGGAATATATCAAGAGGGAGAAGAATGGTGCTCTCCAAGCCTTCTTTGTGAAGCACATAAACAATTGGGTCACAAGAGCATACTGCGACAAA GTTCTTCGCCTTTCCTCTGCCACACAGGATTTACCTAAGTCTCTGATTTGCAATGTCCATGGCGTGAATCCCAAGTTCTTGAGAATTGGAGAAAAGGTCGCTGCAGAAAGGGAACTTGGACAGGAAGCATTCTCAAAAGGAGCATACTTCTTAGGGAAGATGGTCTGGGCAAAGGGATACCGTGAGCTTATAGATGTGTTGGCAAAGCACAAGTGTGACCTTGATGGCTTCAAGTTGGACGTGTATGGAAATGGAGAGGACGCCAATGAAGTTCAGAGTACGGCTAAAAGCTTGGATTTAAATCTCAACTTTCTGAAAGGAAGAGACCATGCAGATCATTCTCTTCACGG GTACAAAGTCTTCATAAATCCCAGCGTTAGTGATGTGCTGTGCACGGCTACTGCTGAGGCTCTTGCTATGGGAAAATTTGTAATTTGTGCGGATCATCCATCAAATGAGTTTTTCAGATCATTTCCTAATTGCTTGACCTACAAAACATCCGAGGAATTTGTTGCCAAAGTGAAGGAAGCAATGGCATTTAATCCTCAGCCCCTTACTCCCGAGCAAAGATATCATCTTTCGTGGGAAGCTGCTACCCAGAGGTTTATGGAGTATTCTGAGCTTGACAGAGTCTTGAACAAAGACAACGATGGTGCAAAATCAAGCACGGGAAATCGAAAGAGGATCCCAAAATCCGCATCAATGCCTAGCTTGACAGGTATGGTTGACGGAGGATTGGCATTTGCCCACTACTGTCTCACCGGCAATGAATTCCTTAGACTATGCACCGGAGCAATTCCCGGAAGCCGAGACTATGACAAGCAACACTGCAAAGACCTTCATCTCTTGCCTCCCCAGGTAGAGAATCCAATATATGGGTGGTAA